The Candidatus Pantoea soli genome window below encodes:
- a CDS encoding gluconeogenesis factor YvcK family protein, whose translation MNRTLADLDRVVALGGGHGLGRVMSALAPLGSRLTGIVTTTDNGGSTGRIRRSEGGIAWGDMRNCINQLIAEPSVASAMFEYRFAGNGELAGHNLGNLMLKALDHLSVRPLEAINIIRNLLKVDAFLIPMSEQPVDLVALDGEGNMVYGETAIDEMKQAPAELMLHPRVPPTREALDAVAEADLILIGPGSFYTSLMPILLMEEMARALRRTPATMVFIGNLGRELSPAAARLTVADKLTIMENAIGKRVIDAIVVGPAADIRGVDNRVIVREPLEAADIPYRHDRQLLRVALEHAIQAF comes from the coding sequence ATGAATCGTACCCTGGCAGATTTGGATCGCGTGGTGGCACTCGGTGGCGGTCACGGTCTTGGCCGCGTGATGTCGGCGCTGGCCCCGCTGGGCTCGCGCCTGACCGGCATTGTCACCACCACCGATAACGGCGGTTCTACCGGCCGCATCCGGCGTTCAGAAGGCGGCATTGCCTGGGGAGACATGCGTAACTGTATTAATCAGCTGATTGCCGAGCCCAGCGTGGCTTCCGCCATGTTTGAGTACCGCTTTGCCGGCAATGGTGAACTGGCCGGGCATAACCTCGGCAACCTGATGCTGAAAGCGCTTGATCACCTCAGCGTCCGGCCACTGGAGGCGATCAACATTATTCGTAATCTGCTGAAGGTGGATGCGTTTCTGATCCCGATGTCTGAACAGCCGGTGGATCTGGTGGCGCTGGATGGGGAAGGCAACATGGTGTATGGCGAAACGGCGATCGATGAGATGAAGCAGGCGCCGGCTGAGTTAATGCTTCATCCCAGGGTGCCGCCGACGCGTGAAGCGCTGGATGCCGTCGCCGAAGCCGATTTGATTCTGATTGGCCCTGGCAGTTTCTATACCAGCCTGATGCCCATTCTGCTGATGGAAGAGATGGCGCGCGCCCTGCGCCGCACGCCCGCTACCATGGTGTTCATCGGCAATCTGGGGCGTGAACTGAGCCCGGCCGCCGCACGTCTGACGGTGGCGGATAAGCTGACAATTATGGAAAACGCCATCGGCAAGCGGGTGATTGATGCCATCGTGGTTGGCCCGGCTGCCGATATTCGCGGCGTGGATAACCGGGTCATTGTGCGCGAACCGCTGGAGGCCGCCGATATTCCTTACCGGCATGACCGCCAGCTGCTGCGCGTTGCGCTGGAGCACGCGATTCAGGCATTCTGA
- the moaA gene encoding GTP 3',8-cyclase MoaA yields MPQFTDAYARSFYYLRLSVTDVCNFRCTYCLPDGYKPDGIRNKSFLSLDEIRRVTRAFAAAGTEKVRLTGGEPSMRRDFTDIIAAVRENPSIRQIAVTTNGYRLARDVQAWRAAGLTHINVSVDSLDARQFHAITGQNKFADVMAGIDAAFAAGFEKVKVNSVLMRDLNSHSLETFLAWIRTRPIQLRFIELMETGEGGDLFRRQHISGEVIRDQLIMQGWQRQPRGRSDGPAQVFRHPDYQGEVGLIMPYEKDFCASCNRLRVSATGKLHLCLFGDGGVPLRDLLASDAQQEALQARIAHSLGQKKQTHFLHQGNTGITQNLSFIGG; encoded by the coding sequence GTGCCACAATTTACAGATGCCTATGCGCGCAGCTTCTATTATCTGCGCCTGTCGGTCACGGACGTGTGTAACTTCCGGTGTACCTACTGTCTGCCGGACGGCTACAAGCCGGACGGCATACGCAACAAAAGTTTTCTCTCGCTGGATGAAATTCGCCGCGTAACCCGCGCTTTTGCTGCTGCGGGCACCGAAAAGGTGCGCCTGACCGGTGGCGAACCCTCTATGCGCCGCGATTTCACCGACATCATTGCTGCCGTGCGGGAAAACCCGTCAATCCGCCAGATCGCCGTAACCACCAACGGCTACCGGCTGGCGCGCGACGTGCAGGCGTGGCGCGCTGCCGGCCTCACGCACATCAACGTCAGCGTCGACAGCCTGGATGCGCGCCAGTTTCATGCCATCACCGGCCAGAACAAATTCGCCGACGTGATGGCCGGCATTGATGCGGCGTTTGCCGCCGGGTTTGAAAAAGTCAAAGTCAACAGCGTCCTGATGCGCGACCTCAACAGCCACAGTCTGGAGACCTTTCTGGCGTGGATCCGCACCCGGCCAATTCAGCTGCGCTTTATTGAGCTGATGGAAACCGGTGAGGGCGGCGATCTGTTCCGGCGTCAGCACATTTCCGGTGAAGTGATCCGTGACCAGCTGATCATGCAGGGCTGGCAGCGCCAGCCGCGCGGACGCAGCGACGGCCCGGCCCAGGTGTTCCGCCATCCGGATTATCAGGGCGAGGTCGGGCTGATCATGCCCTATGAAAAAGATTTCTGCGCCAGCTGCAACCGGCTGCGCGTCTCAGCCACCGGCAAGCTGCATTTGTGCCTGTTCGGCGACGGCGGCGTGCCGCTGCGCGATCTGCTGGCTTCGGATGCGCAGCAGGAGGCACTTCAGGCGCGTATTGCCCACAGTCTGGGACAGAAAAAGCAGACGCATTTTCTGCATCAGGGCAACACCGGCATTACCCAGAATCTCTCTTTTATCGGTGGCTGA
- the moaB gene encoding molybdenum cofactor biosynthesis protein B, translating into MSKPTGEFVALNVAVMTVSDSRDASSDSSGDYLREVLAEAGHQVVDRAIVADNRYRIRATVSRWIASEDVQVVLINGGTGFNSKNSTPEALLPLFDREIEGFGELFRMISYEEIGSATLQSRALAGLANQTLIFAVPGSTRACASAWTRIIEEQLDARTRPCHFVSHLKKL; encoded by the coding sequence ATGAGTAAACCGACCGGCGAATTTGTCGCCCTGAATGTGGCAGTGATGACCGTTTCTGACAGCCGCGACGCCAGTAGCGACAGCTCGGGTGACTACCTGCGTGAGGTGCTGGCCGAAGCCGGCCATCAGGTGGTGGATCGCGCGATTGTGGCAGATAACCGCTACCGCATCCGCGCCACGGTTTCGCGCTGGATCGCCAGTGAGGATGTGCAGGTTGTTCTCATCAATGGCGGCACCGGCTTCAACAGCAAAAACAGCACGCCAGAGGCGCTGCTGCCGCTGTTTGACCGCGAAATTGAGGGGTTTGGCGAGCTGTTCCGCATGATCTCCTACGAGGAGATTGGCAGCGCCACGCTGCAGTCCCGCGCACTGGCCGGCCTGGCGAATCAGACGCTGATCTTTGCCGTACCCGGCTCCACCCGGGCCTGCGCCAGCGCCTGGACGCGCATTATTGAAGAACAGCTGGATGCGCGCACGCGTCCCTGTCATTTTGTCTCTCATCTGAAGAAGTTGTAA
- the moaC gene encoding cyclic pyranopterin monophosphate synthase MoaC — translation MSSLTHINAAGEAHMVDVSGKTETVREARAEALVLMAPATLQMIMEGRHHKGDVFATARIAGIQAAKRTWELIPLCHPLMLSKVEVTLQAEPAHSRVRVTALCRLTGKTGVEMEALTAASVAALTIYDMCKAVQKDIVIDQLRLLSKSGGKSGDFEAVTHD, via the coding sequence ATGTCCTCGTTAACGCATATCAATGCCGCCGGTGAAGCCCATATGGTGGATGTCTCCGGCAAAACCGAAACCGTGCGTGAAGCGCGGGCCGAAGCCCTGGTGCTGATGGCCCCGGCCACGCTGCAGATGATCATGGAAGGCCGCCACCATAAAGGTGATGTGTTCGCCACGGCGCGCATTGCCGGGATTCAGGCGGCGAAGCGTACCTGGGAGCTGATCCCGCTGTGCCATCCGCTGATGCTGAGCAAGGTCGAAGTGACGCTGCAGGCAGAACCGGCGCACAGCCGCGTGCGCGTGACCGCGCTCTGTCGTCTGACCGGAAAAACCGGCGTGGAGATGGAAGCGCTGACGGCGGCTTCGGTGGCGGCGCTGACGATTTACGATATGTGCAAAGCGGTGCAGAAAGATATCGTCATCGATCAGCTGCGGCTGCTGAGCAAAAGCGGCGGTAAATCCGGTGATTTCGAGGCGGTGACGCATGATTAA
- the moaD gene encoding molybdopterin synthase sulfur carrier subunit → MINVLFFAQVRELTGTAALALAAEYADVAALRAALAARSDRWALALEPGKLLAAVNQTLVPLSHPLQDGDEVAFFPPVTGG, encoded by the coding sequence ATGATTAACGTACTGTTTTTTGCCCAAGTGCGCGAGCTGACCGGCACGGCCGCCCTGGCGCTGGCCGCAGAGTATGCGGATGTCGCTGCGCTGCGTGCCGCGCTGGCTGCCAGAAGCGACCGCTGGGCGCTGGCGCTGGAGCCGGGCAAACTGCTGGCAGCGGTCAACCAGACGCTGGTGCCACTGAGTCATCCACTGCAGGATGGCGATGAAGTGGCATTTTTCCCGCCGGTGACCGGAGGCTGA
- the moaE gene encoding molybdopterin synthase catalytic subunit MoaE: MNTHIRVGAAPFNAAEEYTRLSADDSDGAVVTFTGKVRNHNLGDSVAALTLEHYPGMTEKALAEIVAEARQRWTLQNVTVIHRVGELFPGDEIVFVGVSSAHRGNAFAATEFIMDYLKTRAPFWKREATAHGDRWVDARDSDRQAAARWQ, from the coding sequence GTGAACACCCATATTCGCGTGGGCGCGGCGCCCTTTAATGCCGCAGAAGAGTATACCCGCCTGTCTGCCGATGACAGCGACGGTGCCGTAGTGACCTTCACCGGTAAGGTGCGTAACCATAACCTCGGTGACAGCGTGGCCGCGCTGACGCTGGAGCACTATCCGGGCATGACGGAGAAGGCGCTGGCAGAGATTGTCGCGGAAGCGCGTCAGCGCTGGACACTGCAAAACGTGACCGTGATTCACCGCGTTGGCGAGCTGTTTCCCGGTGACGAAATCGTGTTTGTCGGCGTCAGCAGCGCGCACCGCGGCAATGCCTTTGCCGCCACGGAATTCATTATGGATTACCTGAAAACCCGCGCGCCGTTCTGGAAGCGGGAAGCCACCGCGCACGGCGACCGCTGGGTAGACGCGCGCGACAGCGATCGGCAGGCAGCAGCACGCTGGCAGTAA
- a CDS encoding DUF1615 domain-containing protein, whose translation MKTTRMLKGAALLTALVLAGCSTKKEPQVPARQPADVKAQIQQLLPAHVTQKADWAEDIYTAFRVQQLDPSVSNVCAVIAVADQESNFSADANVPGLPKIAWAEIDRRAARLHVPAFVVRTALMIPSPTGESYAARLDNVRSEKALSAIFDDFINMVPMGQKLFGNLNPIHTGGPMQVSIAFAEAHAKGYPYPVDGSIRREVFTRRGGIYFGTLHLLGYPAQYSQPLYRFADFNAGWYASRNAAFQAAVARASGISLALDGDLIRYDSDQASATELAVRTLAKQLDMSNREIRRDLEKGDSLSFGDSTLWKQTFLLADKMAGTRLPREMLPGIKLESPKITRNLTTAWFAQRVNSRYQQCVTRR comes from the coding sequence ATGAAAACAACCAGAATGCTGAAAGGCGCCGCGCTGCTGACCGCGCTGGTGCTGGCGGGCTGCAGTACCAAAAAAGAGCCACAGGTGCCGGCGCGACAGCCCGCCGATGTCAAAGCACAAATCCAGCAGCTGCTGCCGGCTCATGTGACGCAAAAAGCGGACTGGGCAGAGGATATCTATACCGCTTTCCGCGTGCAGCAGCTTGACCCCAGCGTCAGCAATGTCTGTGCGGTGATTGCCGTGGCCGATCAGGAATCGAACTTTAGCGCCGATGCCAATGTGCCAGGCCTGCCGAAAATCGCCTGGGCGGAAATTGATCGCCGCGCCGCCCGCCTGCACGTTCCGGCTTTCGTGGTCCGCACCGCGCTGATGATTCCGTCACCGACCGGGGAAAGTTATGCGGCCCGTCTTGATAACGTGCGCAGTGAAAAAGCGCTGAGCGCCATCTTTGATGATTTCATTAACATGGTGCCGATGGGACAGAAGCTGTTTGGCAATCTCAATCCGATTCATACCGGCGGCCCGATGCAGGTGAGTATCGCCTTTGCGGAAGCCCATGCAAAAGGCTACCCGTATCCGGTTGACGGTTCGATTCGCCGCGAAGTATTTACCCGGCGCGGGGGGATCTATTTTGGCACGCTGCATCTGCTGGGCTATCCGGCACAGTACAGCCAGCCGCTGTACCGTTTCGCGGACTTTAACGCCGGCTGGTATGCCAGCCGCAACGCGGCATTTCAGGCGGCCGTGGCGCGCGCCAGCGGCATCAGCCTGGCGCTGGATGGCGACCTGATTCGCTATGACAGCGACCAGGCCAGCGCCACCGAGCTGGCGGTGCGTACGCTGGCGAAACAGCTGGATATGAGCAATCGCGAAATCCGCCGCGATCTGGAGAAGGGTGACAGCCTGAGCTTTGGCGACAGCACGCTATGGAAACAGACCTTTCTTCTCGCCGATAAGATGGCGGGAACGCGTCTGCCACGTGAAATGCTGCCAGGCATCAAGCTGGAGAGCCCGAAAATTACCCGCAACCTCACCACGGCGTGGTTTGCCCAGCGGGTTAACAGCCGATATCAGCAGTGCGTGACGCGCCGTTGA
- a CDS encoding Bax inhibitor-1/YccA family protein — protein sequence MDRYPRNGSIVQPASTGLQTYMAQVYGWMTCGLLLTAFVSWFAARTPAVMELVFANRITFFGLIIAQLALVFVLSGMVQRMSGAVATGLFMLYSALTGLTLASIFLVYTYSSIASTFFVTAGMFGVMSFYGYTTKRDLSRIGSLLFMALIGILLASLVNFWLKSPALMWAITYIGVVIFVGLTAYDTQKLKAMGEGINVSDKENLRRYSIMGALTLYLDFINLFLMLLRIFGNRR from the coding sequence ATGGATCGATATCCACGCAATGGTTCAATTGTGCAGCCGGCGTCGACCGGGCTGCAGACATATATGGCGCAGGTCTACGGCTGGATGACCTGCGGATTGCTGCTGACGGCGTTTGTATCTTGGTTTGCTGCACGCACGCCCGCAGTGATGGAGCTGGTTTTTGCTAACCGGATAACCTTTTTCGGCCTGATCATCGCCCAGCTGGCGCTGGTGTTTGTCCTCTCCGGCATGGTACAGCGCATGAGCGGGGCGGTGGCGACCGGGCTGTTTATGCTCTATTCGGCGCTGACCGGCCTGACGCTGGCCAGCATTTTCCTTGTCTACACCTATTCCTCTATTGCCAGCACCTTCTTTGTAACGGCCGGCATGTTTGGTGTGATGAGCTTCTACGGTTACACCACCAAACGCGATCTGAGCCGCATTGGCAGCCTGCTGTTTATGGCGCTGATTGGCATTCTGCTGGCGTCGCTGGTGAATTTCTGGCTGAAAAGCCCGGCGCTGATGTGGGCGATAACCTATATCGGCGTCGTGATTTTTGTCGGATTAACGGCGTATGACACGCAGAAGCTGAAAGCGATGGGCGAGGGCATCAATGTCAGTGATAAAGAGAACCTGCGTCGTTACTCGATTATGGGCGCGCTGACGCTGTACCTCGATTTCATCAACCTGTTCCTGATGCTGCTGCGGATTTTCGGCAACCGCCGCTGA
- a CDS encoding lysylphosphatidylglycerol synthase domain-containing protein, which yields MSKKSPRWKLAKKILTWLFFIAVIVLLVIYARKVNWEDVYKVITGYNRYVVIGAAALVVVSYLTYGLYDLIGRAYCGHKLAKRQVMLVSFICYAFNLTLSTWVGGVAMRYRLYSRLGLPSATITRIFSLSIATNWLGYILLGGVVFVCGMVPIPPGWFIGDGTLRVIGAALLVLVAVYLWACAFAKKRRWTVKGQHLQLPSLRMALFQFAVSCANWMVMGCIIWLLLARQVDYPIVLGVLLISSIAGVIIHIPAGIGVLEAVFLALLSGQHASHGAIIAALLAYRVLYFILPLLLALVLYLWLESRAKHLRQKNQQKMEKSGAQ from the coding sequence ATGAGCAAAAAAAGTCCGCGCTGGAAGTTAGCGAAAAAAATCCTGACATGGCTGTTTTTTATTGCCGTCATCGTGCTGCTGGTGATCTACGCGCGCAAGGTGAACTGGGAAGATGTGTACAAAGTGATTACCGGCTACAACCGCTATGTGGTGATCGGCGCCGCCGCGCTGGTGGTGGTCAGCTACCTGACCTACGGCCTGTACGATCTGATTGGCCGGGCTTACTGCGGGCATAAACTGGCAAAACGTCAGGTGATGCTGGTGTCGTTTATCTGCTATGCCTTTAACCTGACGCTCAGTACCTGGGTCGGCGGTGTGGCGATGCGCTATCGCCTCTACTCGCGGCTTGGCCTGCCCAGCGCCACCATTACGCGCATCTTCTCCCTGAGTATTGCTACCAACTGGCTGGGCTATATTCTGCTGGGCGGCGTGGTGTTTGTCTGCGGCATGGTGCCGATTCCGCCGGGCTGGTTTATCGGCGACGGCACGCTGCGCGTCATTGGCGCTGCCCTGCTGGTGCTGGTGGCGGTCTATCTGTGGGCCTGTGCCTTTGCGAAAAAGCGGCGCTGGACGGTAAAAGGTCAGCACCTGCAGCTACCCTCGCTGCGCATGGCGCTGTTCCAGTTTGCCGTCTCCTGCGCCAACTGGATGGTGATGGGCTGCATTATCTGGCTGCTGCTGGCGCGTCAGGTAGATTATCCGATTGTGCTGGGTGTGCTGCTGATAAGCAGTATCGCCGGGGTGATTATCCACATTCCGGCGGGTATCGGCGTGCTGGAGGCGGTGTTCCTCGCCCTGCTCAGCGGTCAGCATGCGTCGCACGGCGCGATTATCGCCGCGCTGCTGGCCTATCGCGTGCTCTACTTTATCCTGCCGCTGTTGCTGGCGCTGGTGCTCTATCTGTGGCTGGAGAGCCGCGCGAAGCATCTGCGGCAGAAGAACCAGCAGAAGATGGAGAAATCCGGGGCGCAATAA
- the clsB gene encoding cardiolipin synthase ClsB gives MNFDWREGNQLRLLENGNEFFPRVSGAMQRAQRTLQLETFILFEDEVGNALHRDLLAAAQRGVRVEVMVDGYGSPDLSDRFVNSLTEAGVRFIYYDPRPLVMGMRTNVFRRLHRKIIVIDEEIAFVGGINFSAEHNIDYGPEAKQDYAVEVKGPVVHDIARYVQQAMGSEAITRRWWGSRSQRMAVNAMPGDAQVLFVFRDNDEHRDDIEQHYLDMLRKAKEDVIIANAYFFPGYRLLREMRNAARRGVRVRLVVQGEPDMPIVKVGAELLYNYLVDGGVEVYEYIRRPLHGKIAVQDQFWSTVGSSNLDPLSLSLNLEANLIIHDRHFNQTLRTNLEQLLAEDCVRVDEAKLPPRNWWQLTKGVIVFHFLRHFPAIAGWLPAHTPQLAQVDPPVQPEMETQDRVEADNEGAKP, from the coding sequence ATGAATTTTGACTGGCGCGAGGGCAACCAGCTGCGACTGCTGGAAAACGGCAATGAATTTTTCCCGCGCGTCTCAGGGGCCATGCAGCGTGCACAGCGCACCCTGCAGCTGGAGACGTTTATTCTGTTCGAAGATGAGGTGGGCAATGCCCTGCATCGCGACCTGCTGGCGGCCGCGCAGCGCGGCGTCCGGGTGGAGGTAATGGTTGATGGTTATGGTTCGCCGGATCTCTCGGACCGCTTCGTAAACAGCCTGACCGAAGCGGGCGTGCGCTTTATTTACTACGACCCGCGCCCGCTGGTGATGGGCATGCGCACCAATGTGTTTCGCCGTCTGCACCGAAAAATCATCGTGATAGACGAAGAGATCGCGTTTGTCGGCGGCATCAACTTCTCTGCCGAACACAACATCGACTACGGGCCGGAAGCCAAACAGGATTACGCCGTCGAGGTTAAAGGCCCGGTGGTGCACGACATCGCGCGTTACGTACAGCAGGCGATGGGCAGTGAGGCGATCACGCGTCGCTGGTGGGGCTCCCGTTCACAGCGGATGGCGGTCAATGCCATGCCCGGTGACGCGCAGGTGCTTTTTGTGTTTCGCGACAACGACGAGCACCGTGACGACATCGAACAGCACTATCTCGATATGCTGCGCAAGGCGAAAGAAGACGTGATTATCGCCAACGCCTATTTCTTCCCTGGCTACCGGCTGCTGCGTGAGATGCGCAATGCCGCACGGCGCGGCGTACGGGTGCGGCTGGTTGTACAGGGTGAGCCGGATATGCCGATTGTGAAGGTGGGTGCTGAGCTACTCTATAACTATCTGGTGGATGGCGGCGTTGAGGTTTACGAATATATCCGCCGTCCGCTGCACGGCAAAATTGCGGTGCAGGATCAGTTCTGGTCAACGGTGGGCTCCAGCAATCTTGATCCGCTTAGCCTGTCGCTTAACCTGGAAGCTAACCTGATCATTCACGATCGTCACTTCAACCAGACGCTGCGCACTAATCTGGAGCAGCTGCTGGCGGAAGATTGCGTCCGGGTAGACGAAGCGAAGCTGCCGCCACGCAACTGGTGGCAGCTGACCAAAGGCGTCATCGTATTTCACTTTTTGCGCCACTTTCCCGCGATTGCCGGCTGGCTGCCTGCCCACACGCCGCAGCTGGCGCAGGTGGACCCGCCAGTGCAGCCGGAGATGGAAACGCAGGATCGGGTCGAAGCCGACAATGAAGGAGCGAAGCCCTGA
- a CDS encoding endonuclease/exonuclease/phosphatase family protein has translation MPQNTQGFSFKVLTINTHKGFTSFNRRFILPELRDAVRATSADIVFLQEVMGTHAIHSLNIENWPERSHYEYLADTMWHDFAYGRNAVYPEGHHGNAILSRFPIVEYENLDISVAGSEKRGMLHCKISLPDRPQPLHVICVHLGLKAQHRKAQMKMMCDMINALPADAPLVVAGDFNDWQVHANRFLQRGAGLQEVFSVKHGRPARTFPARFPLLRLDRIYIRNASVSQPWALPVKPWSHLSDHAPLAVEIFL, from the coding sequence ATGCCACAAAATACGCAAGGATTTTCATTTAAAGTCCTGACGATCAATACGCACAAAGGGTTCACCAGCTTTAATCGCCGCTTTATCCTGCCGGAACTGCGCGACGCTGTCCGCGCGACCTCTGCAGATATTGTCTTTCTCCAGGAGGTTATGGGTACGCACGCTATCCATTCGCTGAACATCGAAAACTGGCCGGAACGCTCGCATTACGAGTATCTGGCCGACACCATGTGGCATGACTTCGCCTATGGCCGCAACGCAGTCTATCCGGAGGGCCATCACGGGAACGCGATATTGTCACGCTTTCCGATTGTTGAATATGAAAATCTCGATATTTCTGTTGCCGGAAGCGAAAAGCGCGGCATGTTGCACTGCAAAATCAGCCTGCCGGATCGGCCTCAGCCGCTGCATGTTATCTGCGTTCATCTGGGGCTGAAAGCGCAGCACCGCAAGGCGCAGATGAAGATGATGTGTGACATGATTAACGCGCTGCCGGCCGATGCGCCGCTGGTAGTGGCAGGCGATTTTAATGACTGGCAGGTACACGCCAACCGCTTTCTGCAGCGCGGTGCCGGCTTGCAGGAAGTCTTCAGCGTCAAACATGGTCGTCCGGCGCGGACTTTCCCGGCGCGCTTTCCGCTGCTGCGGCTTGATCGCATCTATATCCGCAACGCCTCGGTGAGCCAGCCGTGGGCGCTGCCGGTCAAACCCTGGTCTCACTTGTCCGATCATGCGCCACTGGCGGTGGAGATTTTCCTATGA
- a CDS encoding YbhQ family protein: MKWSNRVQIVTGQTCLHIATHLLVIAALVWGWKHRALVEVSSTLVAAYALVFITMLALQRSARLRRFGDSLEEVTTTYYFGAAMLTLFLLSRYFHNTLLIGCLGVVMLVGPALVSLLAKEPPQRVEKKRS, encoded by the coding sequence ATGAAATGGTCTAATCGTGTTCAGATTGTTACCGGTCAAACCTGCCTGCACATTGCCACGCACCTGCTGGTGATCGCGGCGCTGGTCTGGGGCTGGAAACATAGGGCGCTGGTAGAAGTGAGCAGTACCCTGGTGGCAGCGTATGCGCTGGTGTTTATCACCATGCTGGCCCTTCAGCGTAGTGCCCGTTTGCGCCGCTTTGGTGACTCTCTGGAAGAAGTGACAACCACCTATTACTTTGGCGCCGCCATGCTGACGCTGTTTTTGCTGTCCCGCTACTTCCACAACACGCTGCTGATTGGCTGCCTGGGTGTGGTCATGCTGGTGGGGCCGGCGCTGGTGTCGCTGCTGGCGAAAGAGCCACCGCAGCGCGTGGAGAAAAAGCGCAGCTGA
- the rhlE gene encoding ATP-dependent RNA helicase RhlE: MSFDSLGLNADILRAVAEQGYREPTPIQRQAIPVVLAGRDLLASAQTGTGKTAGFTLPLLQRLTEKAAPARGRRPVRALILTPTRELAAQVGENVRDYSQYLNLRSLVVFGGVSINPQMMKLRGGVDVLVATPGRLLDLAHQNAVDLSQVEILVLDEADRMLDMGFIHDIRRVLAKLPARRQNLLFSATFSDEIKALAEKLLNNPEQVEVARRNTASEQVSQQVHFVDKKRKRELLSLMIGRDNWQQVLVFTRTKHGANHLAEQLNKDGITAAAIHGNKSQGARTRALADFKSGSIRVLVATDIAARGLDIEELPHVVNYELPNVAEDYVHRIGRTGRAAATGAALSLVCVDEHKLLRDIERLLKREIPRIALPGFEPDPSIKAEPIQNGRQQQPRGRGQGQGQGRGQGGGNARPQAGNGQRPQGGQSARPQSDARPARRQDTAGGQNRGAANSGRRRPAAKNSGNV; encoded by the coding sequence ATGTCTTTTGACTCTCTCGGCTTGAATGCCGATATTTTGCGTGCGGTAGCAGAACAGGGCTATCGTGAACCGACGCCAATCCAGCGTCAGGCCATTCCCGTGGTGCTGGCTGGCCGTGACCTGCTGGCGAGCGCCCAGACCGGTACCGGTAAAACCGCCGGCTTTACGCTGCCGCTGCTGCAGCGCCTCACTGAAAAAGCCGCACCGGCGCGCGGCCGCCGTCCGGTGCGTGCGCTGATCCTCACCCCGACCCGCGAACTGGCGGCACAGGTGGGCGAAAACGTGCGCGACTACAGCCAGTACCTTAACCTGCGTTCGCTGGTGGTATTTGGCGGTGTCAGCATTAACCCGCAAATGATGAAACTGCGCGGCGGCGTGGACGTGCTGGTGGCAACGCCAGGCCGTCTGCTCGATCTGGCGCACCAGAACGCGGTCGATCTGTCACAGGTTGAAATCCTTGTGCTGGATGAAGCCGATCGCATGCTGGATATGGGCTTTATCCACGATATCCGTCGCGTGCTGGCGAAACTGCCTGCCCGTCGTCAGAACCTGCTGTTCTCGGCCACCTTCTCGGATGAGATCAAAGCGCTGGCGGAAAAACTGCTCAACAACCCGGAGCAGGTTGAAGTGGCGCGCCGCAACACCGCCTCTGAGCAGGTGTCGCAGCAGGTCCATTTCGTGGATAAAAAGCGCAAGCGCGAGCTGCTGTCGCTGATGATTGGTCGCGATAACTGGCAGCAGGTGCTGGTGTTCACCCGCACCAAACACGGCGCGAACCATCTGGCGGAGCAGCTGAATAAAGATGGCATCACCGCCGCCGCCATCCATGGCAACAAGAGTCAGGGTGCGCGTACCCGTGCGCTGGCTGATTTCAAATCCGGCAGCATTCGCGTGCTGGTTGCCACCGATATCGCCGCGCGCGGCCTGGATATTGAAGAGCTGCCGCACGTGGTTAACTATGAGCTGCCAAACGTGGCGGAAGATTACGTGCACCGCATCGGCCGTACCGGTCGTGCCGCGGCCACCGGTGCGGCGCTGTCGCTGGTGTGTGTCGACGAGCATAAACTGCTGCGCGACATTGAGCGCCTGCTGAAGCGTGAAATTCCCCGTATTGCCCTGCCGGGCTTTGAGCCGGATCCGAGCATCAAAGCGGAACCGATTCAGAACGGTCGTCAGCAGCAGCCACGCGGCCGCGGTCAGGGCCAGGGGCAGGGACGCGGTCAGGGCGGCGGCAATGCTCGTCCGCAGGCGGGCAATGGTCAGCGTCCGCAGGGCGGACAGAGCGCCCGTCCGCAGAGTGACGCGCGTCCGGCTCGTCGTCAGGACACCGCCGGCGGCCAGAACCGCGGTGCGGCGAACAGCGGTCGTCGTCGTCCGGCGGCGAAGAACAGCGGGAACGTCTGA